The genomic window ctggaatcaagattgccagaagaaatgtcaataaccttagatacgcagatgataccacccttatggctgaaagcaaagaagagctaaagagcctcttgatgaaagtgaaagttggcttaaaactcaacatttagaaaactaagattaggGCATtttatcccatcacttcatggtaaatagatggggaaacagtggaatgtTTCCCCATCGTttccaaacaatggaaacaatgagagactttatttttcttgagctccaaaatcactgaagatggtgactgtagccatggaattaaaagacacttgctccttggaagaaaagctatgactaacctagatagcatattaaaaagcagagacattactttgccaacaaaggtcagtctagtcaaggctgtggtttttccagtagtcatgcatggatgtgagagttggactataaagaaagctgagtgctgaagaattgatgcttttgaactgtggtgttggagaagactcttgagagtcccttggactacaaggagatccaaccagtccatcctaaaggagctcagtcctgggtgttcattggaaggactggtgctgaagctgaaactctagtactttggccacctgatgcaaagagctgactcattggaaaagaccctgatgctgggaaagattgaaggcaggaggagaaggggatgacagaggatgagatggttggatggcatcaccgactcaatggacatgggtttgggtggaccctgggagttggtgatggacaaggaggcctggcgtgcttcatggggtcgcaaagaatctgactcgaatgaatgactgatctgaactgaacataaagttcccagtccatggtgtcgcaaagagtcagacacaactgagcaactaaacctacCAGAACTGAaccattccattgtatataggtaccacatctttatccattcgtctgtcaatgggcatttagattgtttccattttcttggctattgtaaatagtgcttctatgagcattgagggtgcatgtatcttttcaaattatagttttatctggatatgcccaggagtgggattgctagattgCATGgtagttttagggcttcccagatggtgctagtggtaaagaacccatctgccagtacaggagatataagagatgtgagttcagtccctcagtcaggaagatcccctgcaggagggcatgcaacacactccagtattcttgcttgggaattcccatggacagaggagcctggcagactacagtccatggagtcacaaagagtcagacaggactgagcacaacAGTGTACCTAACATACTGGAATGCGGCTGCCTGAGGTTACCTCTTATTTTGCAATTTGCTGGGTGTGCCACCTTGAGCAAGTTATATATCCGTGTTAGAACTAATGGCCTTAAATCGAGGGTACACCACTCACAAGTTGGGATGCAGaggtctgtatttttttcttttattgggatatcattgctttgcagtgttacgttcatttctgctgtacaatgaagtgattcagctatatgtatacacacgcCCTTCCTCTTAGACCTCCCGCCGCCACCCgcattccacccctctagatcatcacagagcgctGAGCTGAGCGGCTCCCCACTAGCTTTCTGTTTTACCCATGGCCGCGCACAGatgtcaatgccactctcccagttcatcccaccctccccttcccccgccctgtgtccacatgtcccttctgtacatctgcatctctattcctgtacTTGAACTGGGTTCATCTGTATgtttctctagattccacatatatgcatttaatATATGGTTTTTCTGGGATGCAGAGATCTTAAATAGGATAGTCACCCCCAAAGAAGAAAGATTCCCTCAGGAAGGACCTGATCCTAGAGTTAGCACCACAGAACATTTCTAATATTTCCAGAAAGCCAAAAGAATGTTTGAATGCCTCTCTCAAAACCCAAGAAAATCGagtttaaaaccttttttttttcccccaaaataataTATAAGGTCAAAAAAAGAGGCCAGGCATGAAGTATTAGGTAGTGGTCATGCGATGCCTCTCTGGGGCAATTTGTTGCACAGCCAGTGGGACACGTGGTGGAGGGTGACATTCAGAGGGGGCATTTGACTGTAGCTCCCAAGGACGGGAGGGGCTGGGCTCTCAGTGCCCTTGCTTCCATCGTCCCCACCAGCCTCCTTCATCAGCCACTGTGGGGGAACCCCTTCACCATACCCACGCAGAGGTGCCAGCACACTGttgaccagagacatattaataTGCTCCTAGAGAGCAATGCAATTAACATCACCGTGTGAAGTCGTTAGAGCGTACACTTGACCAAGGGTTCACTCTACAACTTAGGATTGTCATTATCATTCACACCTCGCACCATTAGGTTTTTGTTCCAGcctcatgtatattttaaatgcaagTCTGTTACCTTAGAATTTTCAAAAGTGACACGTTGTGAGATTGTgagtgaagaatttttcagtgaattttaagCAGATACTTTCTCTGATTGAGCGACATATAGGCTTAGTGTCTCAGAAGATGAGAGTTCTTCAGAATATAGTTCTGATTCAGACAGTGTGAATATTAGATCAATAAGAAGACAGAAAGCCTTAGTGACTGATTTGATACGGAAAGTGAGGATGAAACtcccagtgctggagaagactttatAGATGTGTCGGGTGTAACAACTGAATGTTTAGTtcagtcggttcagttcagtcgctcagtcgtgtctgactctttgcgaccccatgaacagcagcacgccaggcctccctgtccatcaccaactgtcgGAGTCTatccaaacgcatgtccatcgagtcggtgatgccatccaaccatctcattctctgtcgtccccttctcttgctttcaatctttcccagcatcagggtcttttccaatgagtcagctctttgcatcaggtggccaaaatattggagcttcagcatcagtccttccaatgaatattcaggactgatctccttgcagtccaagggactctcaagagtcttctccaacaccacagttcaaaagcaacaattgaATGTAATAACTCGCAAAATGTTCGTGAAATAACAATAATTTTTGACtggccaaaataaaaatcaccagccacaggcattagtttctaCAAAAATCTCCCAATCAGTAGTAACATAACAAAACCCTGGTTTATGAGGAAGCAGGGACTGTGGAGGAAACCCTTTTTCTTAAGTTGGTGTGAGCCGTGGCAGCAAGAGTGCTGGAGGCACCTCCCTGGGGAGCCTGAGTGCATAGGGAGGAGGCCAGACGGGGCCGTGGACAGGATGCTGTATTTCCTGTGAGTTTGCCTGGAATCCAGATGCCTGGGAAGTTCTCGACTTAGAAAATGGCTGGGGATTTTggtactttttgtgtgtgtgcccgaTCAACAGCTCAGCTTCTGGAGGTAAATTCTCCCTTCCACCTAGGgttctgtgtgtgtgcgcacgcgcgtAGCCACCTAGGGGTCTACTGCAGGATTAATTTCCTACTAAGAAGAAACAGTCATCTCAGTCCAGACACAGTCAGGGTGGTGACAGTGTCTTACCTCTGCTCACAGCCCCCACTCAGTCTGATAGAtccaggaggtggggtggggacaggggctcCCCTATTGAAGCTGCTACAATAGGAGAGTCGTGGTGCCCATGGAATCGTCATTTTCCCCCAATGGTGTCTGTGATCCACAGCTGAAAACAAAAGGCACAAAGAATCCTCACATGTTAAGAATTGCCAGGTCTGTAGCTCAGCCATAGTCTGCGAAGCGGtggttttcaaaatgtgtttcCCAGTATGAGCACCACCAGGGACCTTGTTAGACATGCAGATTCTTGCCCCGCCCATTCACAGCTGCTGCTTGAGGGAGTGATGGGGTGGGGATCAGCCAGCAGTGGTTGAACAAGctgtccaggtgattctgatgcctgCCCATATTTGAGAAGCCCAGCTATGGGCGACAGATGCTCTTAATATTTTGATGGACTGGGCATGACTCTTTTTCTTCAGACCCTTATCTGAGACTGGCAGGAAGCTGCCCTTGAGGACTGACAAAGATTCTTTCCTTGACCAAACCCTAGCTAGGCTCCCATGGGTCCTTTCTCTCTGACTAGCCCTCAGCTTTGGCCTTTGAAGACTTGAGCCCATGTGAACATGGTTCCTAAGGCAGCATCCTCAGGGACCCAAGCCCCCCTTAAAATGCCTGTCTGAGAAATTACAATGATGCCAAAAGAATGTATTTTACTATTTTGTTACAGCCAACACCTGGAGGAAGACAGGGTCCTTGTCTCCTGATCTCTGTGGGAGGgtgggtgcgtgctaagtcaccacagttgtgtccaactctttgcgaccccgtggaccatagcacgtcaggctcctctgtccatgggattctccaggcaagaatactggagtggattgccgtgccctcctccagggggatcttcccgatccagggattgaacccaagtctcttatgtctcactgcattggcaagtgggttctttactactgcgccacctgggaagcccataggaaCCTGATTTTGGTAGGTGCCAGTTAGCGAACCCAGATGGGTTTTACATGGACTGATCCCACACTTCTCCTttctataatttttcattttcctgaccACTGGATCCCTACTTCCCCACCTCCCTACTTCCTCATTCTCCCCCTTAAAACACTCAGTCTTTGCTGTACAAATGGAAGCTTTCAGTGCCCTATTGCAATAGCCTACTAGTGATGAAAATCTGTGCTTAGCACTTTAACTAGCGTCCGGCTTTGTTGACCTTTGCAGGACATTCAGTATTTGTATAAAGGCCATTCCCTCTTCCCTGTCCCTGGAAGTGAGTACAAGAGAGAGGGAGGCTGGAAGTTCAaagaggtttttttcttttttaggttgtTCGTATTGCAAGAAAGGGGGCGGAGTGACACATTATTCCCCAATTGGATGATTGCTCAGCAAGTAGGCTTGCCCCAAGAGAAGGGGAGAGACCTCAGAGGGGAAAAAGTCAATATGGAATCCCTAAGGGGATAAGGTGTAAGGATGGTTACAGCATCTAGGTGCAGAAAATACCTCATCTGTGTCTACGAGCCTAAGTGGGCCAGCAGAGGGTAGATGAGACCTTGGCCATGGAGGGACAAAGAGATGTGGACCTCTGATGCAAGTATAGGGGTGGGTGGCTGGCTGCACCACCAAGCATAACCATTCTCAGGAGGGAccctccccgccgcccccccccgcttccccccccctccccccgttcccccctccccccgccccgaccCCGCTCCCCTCCAAGGCAAAGGGAGCTGTTGCAGTGGAGTTTCTCATCTGCAGGAGCCTGTGGCGGCCACCGCCTGTCCACACCAACCTGCAGACCTCGAGCTAGGTTAGTGTAAAGGTCAAGGCAAAAGAGACCCAAACTACACCACAGCCAGTCACACAAAGGGCCCTCCCTCTGTGGCCTGTGGCCTTCTACCCTAAAACCAAAAAGCTGTGCACACGGAGGCGGGGAGGGGTGTGTGGGCAAGATGACCACGCCTCTCCCTCTCACCTTAAAGGTGTAAATCAGGGCTgtgcttgggggtggggagtttGGTGGGATCTGACTTGTATGGCGGTAGACTTTTACATTCGAATCGTTTGAAGTCTTAAGAACTGGGATGAAAGGGCTTTAAGGACAGGGAgtaacctggcgtgctgcagtccatggggtcgcaaagggtcagacaggactgagcgactgaacaaccacggGCTAAGTTAAGGAATCAGGCTGAGCGGGCTTGAGGGGAGCCTGCCCCCTAGCGGGCATAGATTAGAATTGACTGCTAATGTGACAGATacttccttccccacctcccacacTCCAGGGCCTTTTATCACCTTATTTTACAACTGGGCAATTTGCGGCTTTGAGCGTAACTGAGGTCAGGTCTACCAATGGTAAGTGCTGAGACGAGCCCAGATGCACCTGCCTCCAAGCCCCTGAAGATGGCACGTGGGCTGGAAGACTCAGTTACCCTAAGGTAAGCGACTGGAGGCAGGATTTATTGTCTCGTTTTGGAAAAACCTTCTGTCAATCTTGGggagaatatagaaaaagaagGTTAGCTCCAGCCCTGACTGTCAAGGGAGACAAAATCAGAGTGGGTGGCCACAGCCCACAGGTCATTTGAGCCCTTTGCCACACAGGTTTGACCGCCTGTGGGTTAGGAGAAGTGGTGTGCCTATAATTGAGCAATAAAGATTGTTCTGGTCTAATGCTCCTGGCAGAAGCAGCCTTGTGGGAAAGAGTGGAAGGATTCAAAGCAAACCTTCCCCTTGCCCCTCTCCCTTCAAGCTCTACCACAGAGAACACTTAATCCTCAGCTCCTCCCCAGGAACAAGGATGACCCCATCCCAGGAGAAGGCCATGCCTCTGGGGCAAAGACGCTGTCAGCCTTGGTGGACATCAGCTGGCTCTGACTTGAACTTGCTAACATCTGGCGTTGCTTCTTGGACTTCCTCAGATAGAGGAAGAGTGTGGACTCTAGAAAATGGGCATTTGGAGGTTTGCAGTTAGGGGAGTGACCCGTGCAAAATCTTGTTCTATCTCTTGCCTCTGAGGTCTGAGACTCGACATCTGGGAGCCCCCTTCTCTCCTGGTCACTTCTCTTCAGttccctcactgtctcctcctccctctaCCCCACTTCTGAGTAAGGATTGGAAAAATCCTTAGAGATTTTTCAACTAAGTGCATTGGGAGTTTTCATTCTGGCCCTCATTCTGGATCCTGTCTTCTCTCTACAGTCCGCATAGGTGTGCCTTTCTCATTCGAAGCATGTCTACATACTCATGACACTTCAGTTCTTATGTCTAGCCCAGAAATCTAGCCTCATTTATATACTTGCCTATTTGATATTTTCATCTGTGTGTCTCTAAGCATCTCTAACTCAGTATCCTTCAAATTTAGCTGGTAATTCTTCAGTAAGTCCTACTGATtctatctccaaaatatatttatgtcaAATGTGTCTACTTTCATTTGCTTTCTCTGCTCCCACTCATGCTTTACCTAACAGTGTCTTTCCACTGAACTTGCCCTGGTCATTCTTTTCCCTGACATTGCTCTTTAGCATGACCATCAACTCATTCTCCACGAACAACCAGAGTCATCTGGTTAAACTGCAGGTCAAATCATTTTAGTCTTATTTGTAAATCCCTTAATAGCTActtactatattaaaaataattgattgTATCTAATATTGTGACCTAGccactctcggagaaggcaatggcaccccactccagtactcttgcctggaaaatcccatggacggaggagcctggaaggctgcagtccatggggtcgctaagggttggacacgactgagcgacttcactttcacttttcactttcatgctttggagaaggaaatggcaacccactccaatgatcttgcctggagaatcccagggacgggggagcctggtgggctgctgtctatggggttgcacagagtcggacacgcctgaagcgacttagcagcagcagcccctctcTACCAGTATTAGTCATTACTTTTGTTCATCcatatttctattctttctctcCTTGCAGGCACATGGAATGATTGCATTTCCTTTATACCCATGAAGTGGAAATATGTCTGTGTTACTTGTTTTGGACAATGAAACATAAGCAAAGTGGTTTGAGAGCTGGTTCCTGACTCTTTAATACACTTTCTTCTGCTACAGTAATTAGGGAAACCAGTGTTGATAAGGTGGTGCCACAAGATTGAAGAAGCTTGAATTAGTAGTAGTACTTGTAGGAGAGCTGGGCTGGAAGTTTGCCCATATCCACAGTGAGATGTCTATGAGTGAACAAAAAGTAAGCTTGTATGGTGAGATTTGGAGCTTGTTTGTTACTCAGCAAAACATATCCTATCCTGATTACCATGGTAGAAAGAGGACTGACTTGTGGGAAGCCtctgtaaaataaaagcaaaggataaagttgttttgttttcagcaaAATGTCTTGTTTTTTATTAGACTGTAAAAAACTAACAACTGATGCATTAATTATTCACAAAAGGAATCAAAAGGAATCCCCAGGTTGGAGGGAGTTTCAGGGTGGCTCAAGGAGAAGGCACATATGTGTTTTTGAGAGAAAATGACACTCCTAGCTAACAACTCTCCATGTGGATGGGCAAGACTGAAGCACCACGGGGAAAAAGGAAGATGTGGGTGAAACTTTACAGAGAGAGAAGCTAGCGTGAGGAAAAGTCACCTTAGGTGTGTTTAAGTGTGTTGATTAAAGTTAACCAGGTAAGATGCTTTCTTCCCCACTAACCAAGTAACAGTTGCTTCACTTTGGTTTAAAATATACCAGGAAGGATCTGAATGATTCAAATGTGGCTGAAAGGGAGCAGTTTTTGAGGAACATATACTTTTCCAAGCAGGAacattgctttgttttcttctctgaggCTTCTGTTACTATATATCTTCAGTGATGGGCAATGTTTAATTTGGAGAGAGAGattgagggagggaaggagagagacgacaaataggaaagaagaaaggatggagggagaaggggaaaggaaataAATCTATAATGAGGCTGGAATGTGCAGTCTCAATGAGGGGGGAGAGAAGACCAACTCTTCCTAAAGACCCTTAAACACACAGAACAGCAGGTAGCGTTGTCTTGACGCTTTTTACCCAGGGTGACTATATTCTGGGAGGCTGGGGCTGAAATGCTGTGGTCACTATGAATGAAGGGAGTGACTTCTAAGTGTGCTGGCCTCCAGGCATAGCAACCAGAAGGAGACAGTTCTCAGAGCTCCTCTTCTCCAGGACATGTGAGGAATCCTCAGAAAGTACTGAAAACATGGTTGCCCACGCCTGTTGACTCCAGggcactgctgaggtttccattGATTAGggtctctgttttatgtttcagaaATCTCTAGATCCAGGGACCGAGCTGATGTCCACAGCACTGTCTTCTTATATGAGCAGAATGGGGCTGTGTTGATGGGTCAACACCCTTTCATCCTGAGCTGTGAGCAGTCTGGTCTGGgcagtctctttttcttttttttgaggcACAAGACCCTGTGCCCACTGTGAAGTTCATTTCCCACAGTCTGACCCACAACTGACGTCGTTCGGCTCTGCTCACAGCTCCAGGCCTCATTTGTGCCTCTGCCTCCCAGGTTCCTTGATGAGGCCATACGTGGCCTCAAAGTGGAGGCCTCTGAGTAGAGAGCTTCAGACTGGACCATATAAGCCCAGGTTCCGGGCGGCCTGGGAGATCCTGGGAGTTTTCCTCTGGGGAAATGGATAGTGAGCTGGTTTTCCAGCTCGGTGTGGCCTCTTTATGGCAGGAGGGCCCTGAGTGCCCACGTGGAAGCCAGATCCCACTGTCTTTGTCTGTGACTCGTCTGCTTGGCACTCAGGCTGGGCTGTTTCTGGGATGGTGGTTTCTTGCTGAGTCATCTGAGTGTCTTCAAACAAGCCTGGGAGCCTTGGCTCAGACCCCGTGAACTTGTCCTTGTGTCTTACGTGGAGACTGGTTCCCTGGCGGAAGGTTTGGACCAGGCGGTGCATCTCTAGGTGTGTGTGCCACGGAGACTCAGGGGTCTGGAGACAGCCCCTGTCATCCTCCTCCAGCATCTCCTCTGCCTCAGGAGCCGCCTCTTCCGGGGTCAGGGAATGCCTTCTCTCCTTGTTAATCCAAACAGCACTGACCATGGACTCGGCTGGGGCGGGCA from Bos indicus x Bos taurus breed Angus x Brahman F1 hybrid chromosome 8, Bos_hybrid_MaternalHap_v2.0, whole genome shotgun sequence includes these protein-coding regions:
- the C8H9orf152 gene encoding uncharacterized protein C9orf152 homolog produces the protein MKGLPCPCPALPHFWQLGSCYMAEGSGPPAPRKGPLLNIQLLRAQYEGLRRKQRAQAHVVVLPKGGNLPAPAESMVSAVWINKERRHSLTPEEAAPEAEEMLEEDDRGCLQTPESPWHTHLEMHRLVQTFRQGTSLHVRHKDKFTGSEPRLPGLFEDTQMTQQETTIPETAQPECQADESQTKTVGSGFHVGTQGPPAIKRPHRAGKPAHYPFPQRKTPRISQAARNLGLYGPV